One region of Vanessa tameamea isolate UH-Manoa-2023 chromosome 27, ilVanTame1 primary haplotype, whole genome shotgun sequence genomic DNA includes:
- the LOC135194188 gene encoding uncharacterized protein LOC135194188 yields MSSGEGPSAISSEVGFDGAQVEGQRTKSDAEKLLSSMEALLSRVLASQQTPTANTTHSTQLLPFNPDDEESDVEAWCNITEAIVLKKNLNGIDLLMALTSALKGRAAACITKVNINEMTWTVVKQCLMAKFSKPKLPQDYFDDILRFQIAAKETASESALRLWSLIERIPKCTMPEEVVTGFVISVLCKKDGLIRRELNAHNIMTRTQLFRVLGGVSLKRQSDGGGDTSEPEIKRFRSVERFSGRCSFCGIRGHRFADCRKRRDNFGSASQEVPSSSRTLKNTTSVSCYTCGKKGHVTTNCPDKKNGSKAAVMEVQHCEHRPSRGTLKTSSG; encoded by the coding sequence ATGAGTTCTGGTGAAGGCCCTTCTGCCATTTCATCAGAAGTGGGATTCGATGGTGCCCAAGTTGAGGGTCAACGGACAAAATCGGATGCCGAAAAGTTATTAAGCAGTATGGAGGCGTTGTTATCTCGGGTTCTCGCAAGTCAGCAAACACCAACTGCCAACACTACTCATTCTACGCAATTGCTACCTTTTAACCCAGACGACGAAGAATCTGACGTTGAGGCTTGGTGCAATATAACCGAAGCTATCGTtcttaagaaaaatttaaacgGAATAGACTTGCTCATGGCCCTTACCAGCGCCTTGAAAGGACGAGCTGCAGCCTGCATTACTAAagtgaatataaatgaaatgaccTGGACTGTGGTCAAGCAATGTCTAATGGCGAAATTTTCAAAACCAAAGTTGCCGCAGGATTACTTCGACGACATATTACGATTTCAAATCGCTGCCAAAGAAACAGCTTCCGAATCTGCACTACGTCTGTGGAGCTTGATTGAACGGATTCCGAAGTGCACGATGCCTGAAGAAGTAGTTACTGGATTTGTGATATCAGTACTGTGTAAAAAGGATGGACTAATACGTCGCGAATTAAATGCTCACAATATTATGACTCGCACTCAACTATTTCGAGTACTCGGAGGTGTGTCCTTGAAACGCCAATCGGATGGTGGTGGAGATACCAGTGAGCCTGAGATCAAGCGTTTCCGGTCAGTTGAAAGATTCTCAGGCAGATGCAGCTTCTGTGGAATAAGAGGACATCGCTTTGCAGACTGTCGAAAACGTCGTGACAACTTCGGATCTGCATCTCAAGAGGTACCGAGCTCGTCACGAACATTGAAGAACACAACTTCCGTGTCTTGCTACACTTGTGGAAAAAAAGGACACGTGACAACTAACTGTCCTGACAAGAAGAATGGAAGCAAGGCTGCGGTCATGGAGGTCCAACATTGTGAGCACCGTCCGTCCAGGGGGACTTTGAAAACATCTTCCG